The stretch of DNA CTTCCTCCATCGCGCTGTCGCCACCACCGACGACGAGAACGTCGTCGCCGCGGTGAAAGGCACCGTCACAGGTCGCACACGTCGACAGTCCGTGGCCCATCAGCTCGTCCTCGTTCTCGGCGCCGACCCAGCGCGCGCTCGCGCCGGTCGCGACGATCAGCGACCGCGTGTATATCGTGTCGTCGGTCGACAACGACAGCTCCAACGGCTGCTCATCCAAGACTACGTCCTCGATGCGGCCGTGTTGGAACTCCGCGCCGAACTGCTCGGCCTGCTCCTTCCCGCGCTGGACGAGGTCCATCCCGCCGACGCCGTCGGGGAAGCCGAGGTAGTTCTCGACGTCCGTCGTCAGCGTGAGCTGGCCGCCCGGCTCGTCGCCCTCGAGGACGAGGGGTTCGAGATCGCCACGCCCGGCGTACACAGCCGCGGAGAGGCCCGCGACGCCCGACCCGGCGATGACGAGGTCGTGGATATCCCGAGTCATCTACTCGGTGTGGCTCTCGATGAGCGTTCGAAGTTGGTCTTCACCCTGGAGACCGACAACTTCCTCGACCTGTTCGCCGTCAGCGAACAGAATCAGCGTGGGAATGCCCTGGACGCCGTAGGCGTTCGCAAGCGACTGGTTGGCGTCGACGTCGACTTTCGCGACGGTCGCGTCGGTCTCGGCAGCCAGCGTCTCGACGGTCGGTTCGAGCATCTGGCACGGCCCACACCAATCGGCGTAGAAGTCCGTGAGGACGACATCGTTCTCTGCGACGATGTCGTCGAGCTCGGACTGCCCGTCGACGTAGAGCGGTTCGTTCGTGCTCGCGTTGCCAGCGTCGGATGCAGTATCAGTTGCCATCACCAGCACGTACGCACCAGCGCTAATTAAGAGTTTTGGAGAATAGGCACAATACTACCCAATACGAACTCCGGCGAGAAATGTCGTTCGTGACTCGATAGTACGTGAGATCTATCGAGAGGAGTAACGCAACTCGGGAGAGGGAAGGAGAAAGTTAGCTTTCGGCGGCCGGCGCCGCAGTCTCGGACTGTTCGTACTTGGTCTCGAACTCCTGGATGAGCTGCCCCATCTTCGCGTACCAGTCGTTGAGCAGGCGCTGCATGTCGTCGGCGATCTTGGCGGGGTCCGTCGGCGAGTAGACGTGGTAGTAACCACCCTGATCGTAGTTGATCTGGTCCTTCTCGATGAAACCGGTCTGTAGCAGCCGCTGGACGGCACGGTAGGCGGTCGAGCGTTCGCGATCGACTGCTTCGGCGATCTCGTCGACGGTCAGCGGTTCGTCGGACTGGACGAGCGCTTGGAAGCACTCCTTGTCGAGCTCTTTCAGGCCGTGGAAGCACTCTAGCAGTCCCTCACACTCCATGTCCCGCCGGAGTTGTTCAGACATCGAATCTGGCATTGTTATCACCTTCTCGTAGGCACTATGACGTTAAAAGACTTGTGTACGAATTGCACAAATCCACGCGTAACCGTCCGGAACCTGCGTGTGACGCCGCGAACGCAGGCGTCAGTCGGCCGCGCTCGCCGTGGGAGTTTCTTCTTCCGAGCGAAGCGC from Halolamina sediminis encodes:
- the trxA gene encoding thioredoxin; translated protein: MATDTASDAGNASTNEPLYVDGQSELDDIVAENDVVLTDFYADWCGPCQMLEPTVETLAAETDATVAKVDVDANQSLANAYGVQGIPTLILFADGEQVEEVVGLQGEDQLRTLIESHTE
- a CDS encoding helix-turn-helix domain-containing protein, producing MPDSMSEQLRRDMECEGLLECFHGLKELDKECFQALVQSDEPLTVDEIAEAVDRERSTAYRAVQRLLQTGFIEKDQINYDQGGYYHVYSPTDPAKIADDMQRLLNDWYAKMGQLIQEFETKYEQSETAAPAAES